One Triticum dicoccoides isolate Atlit2015 ecotype Zavitan chromosome 4B, WEW_v2.0, whole genome shotgun sequence genomic window carries:
- the LOC119290906 gene encoding selenoprotein K homolog: MAYVERGVVKGKRTIWRLSIIPDFFKAIVNFIRMFFLTMFSIEKTDSYKKGYGSGKKWDGGPGGGGPGGGPYGGGGGGGGGPRGPRTLSDLRSNDQSSLPACGSCCG; encoded by the exons ATGGCCTACGTCGAGAGAG GTGTTGTGAAAGGCAAACGGACAATCTGGAGACTAAGCATAATCCCCGACTTCTTTAAGGCTATTGTGAACTTCATCAGAATGTTCTTCCTCACAATGTTTTCT ATCGAGAAAACAGACAGCTATAAGAAAGGATATGGTAGTGGTAAGAAGTGGGATGGTGGACCTGGTGGGGGAGGTCCTGGTGGGGGTCCATATGGTggtgggggcggcggtggaggtggcCCTCGCGGTCCTCGCACACTATCTGACCTCCGATCAAACGATCAGA GTTCCCTCCCTGCTTGTGGATCCTGCTGCGGATGA